TATAAATAGATGAAGTTAACAGAGCCCTCGAGCAAGCCATGAACAAGTCTAGCCCAGAATATCTAAAACTCGCTGACCAATGTCTGAAGCAGTTTGCACAAACATCTGAAGACGCCTTGGCTTCTCTACTCTCCACAGAGATCCTGAATGCCTTTGAGAAAAAATCGACCTCCAGAGTTAGAGATTATCCAGCCCTGAAAACCCTTACTCTTTTTATGCGTCAGGTGTCCAATGAAGACAAGTCCTGCAGAAAGGTTCTTGTACAGGAGTCACTTGAACAAGCAGCAAATGACGAAGTGTCCGACAAAACCAAGAATGACGCCTACTGCAAAGCACGTAAACGGTTGCCGGAAGATCAGGTAAAGTCATTGTTTCAGATTTCAGGAAAACGACTGGATGAAGAAAGCCCGGAATCATGGTTGTGGCACGGTCGGCGGGTTGTTATTGCCGATGGAACCACTGCTAATATGCCTGACACGACTGAAAACCAACAGCTCTATCCCCAGTCAAAATCCCAAAAAAAAGAAGTAGGGTTCCCTACTGTCAGGATGCTTGCCTTTATCACGCTGGGAAGTGGAGCTCTCATTGAGACAGCCATGGGAGCTTGTGAGGGAAAAGGCAGTGGAGAGCAATCTCTGATGATACAAATGATCCCGAACTTGAATGCTGACGACATTGTGCTTGGCGATGCCATTTTCGAGACGTATTTCATCCTGGCACTTTTGCTTATAGCAGGTGTTGACGGTGTTTTTGAAAAAAATGGTGCGCGTAAAATCGACTTCAGAAAATCCTTCATGAAACTGGGAAAAAAAGATGCTTTATTCAGATTGGAGCGTCCTCCAAAACCACCCTGGATGAGCAGAGAGTTTTACGATCAGTGGACACCGGATCACCTGATTATCCGTGCCATTAAAACGAAGAATCGTATCATCGTTACCACATTGATTGATGCAGAAGCATATCCACGCTCTGACATTAGCGCACTGTACACCAAACGCTGGAATATTGAGTTGGACTTCAGATCCATCAAAACAATTATGAATATGGAGATGTTGCGCTGTAAGACTCCAGCGATGGTGCGTAAAGAAATTTATGTTCATTTTCTGGTTTACAATTTGATACGGGCATTAATGGCGCGAGTGGCCAAAGCCACAGAGCAAGTTCCGAGGGATGTGAGCTTCAAGGCAGCAAAACAGACGCTAAATGGGGCTCGGGTTTTACTGTTATTCTGTCCAAATTGCACTCTCAACCAGGTTCAAGCTCAAATGATAGTTATCATTGGAGAACATAAAGTTGGAGACCGACCGGGACGATCAGAACCAAGAGCTGTAAAGAGGCGACCAAAGGCATTTAAAAAGCTCCAGCACTCTAGGGCTAAAGCTCGTCAACTCAATAAGTACAAGGGGTGAGAGCTTAAGTCAGTGCCATTGGGTTATAATGGACATACCATTGGTGTTTGGCTTGGCCGGTCCAGTGACCAGGCTGGAGATGCCTGTCTGTTCGATGCAAACATAGGAGAAGTGTGGTTTAGCAACCGTCAGGACTTCATCTGCTTTTTTCCACAATACTTCAGAAAGTATTACATACCTCTTGGCTTCATGGATAAATGGTATGTAATCCCCTTAGCGCCAGCCTGACCTCCACCTCAATCTTAGCCTGTGGCAACCAACTCTCCTGTCCTGTAATCCTGAAACGCCCGCTCAATCTCTTCACGGGTGTTCATAACGAAAGGCCCGGACTGAACCACGGGTTCATTCAGCGGCTCCCCTGCCAGTACCAGAAGTCCGCTCTGTTCACTGGCGGTCAGTTCCAGATCACCCGACTCGCTTAACACGGCCAGCGTTGACTCCCCGATGGAAATGACAGAATCACTTCCTGCAACATTCACTACACCCCGATAAACATAAATCATGACTTTGCCCGGCGTCACGGGCAGTATCACCCGGCCACCAGCGTCGACCTTAACATCGAGCACCAGCGCCTGGGTATCCTCCCGAACCGTCGGTGCCTGAACCCTGATGTCATCATTCTGCAATGCCCCCACCAGTACACGGCACTTGCCTTCAGACAACGGCCACTCCGGGATTGCGTCACGATCAATATCCATATACTGCGGGTCATCCATCTTTGCCTTACGGGGCATATTCAGCCAGAGCTGAAAGCCGTGCAGTCGATCCTGCTCAGGCACTGGCATTTCTGAGTGGATCACACCACGCCCTGACTTCATCCACTGCATACCACCGTTACCGACCTCCCGACGATTCCCCATGTGATCCTCATGCCGAAAACCTCCAACCAGCATGCAGGAAATGGTCTCTATCCCTCTGTGAGGGTGAGGAGGGAAACCGCCTCCCAGCGCATCTCTATGATCCGCTTGCAATTCATCCAGCAAAAGAAAAGGGTCCATCAGCTGGTGCGGGGGCTGACTCATAATCCGCTTCAACTGCACCCCCGCCCCATCGGAAGCAGGCACCGCATCGATACTGTGAACAACGCTTCTTGTACTATTCATTTAAACCACCAGTTGCTCAATGGTTTGTGCTGCACCCCGCAACGCTTTTTCCCGTGCGTCGTCACCCATTGCCAGCCCTTCCGCATAAACAAACTGAACGTCGTCTATGCCCAGAAAAGCGAGAAAATCCATAACATAACGGGTTTCCGTATCTTTTGGAGTGCCTTTATAAAGCCCTCCCCGGGTTGTCAGCACATAAGCCTTCTTACCCTGTAATAAACCAACAGGTCCCTTTTCTGTGTATTTAAAGGTAATGCCTGCCCTGGCAACATAATCAAAGTAAGCTTTCAGAGTTGAAGGGATACCAAAGTTATACATAGGCAGCCCCAGTACCAGAACATCAGCGCGCTGGAGCTCATCAATCAGCCCGTCAGACAATTCTGCCGCACGCCTCTGGCTGTCGGTACGCTCATCAGGCTGCACTGCAAACCCCTGAAAACTGTCCATATCCAGATGGGGCACAGGCTTTGCCGCAAGATCCCGATGAATGACTTCATAATCCGGCTGTTTCTGTAACAGTCGCTCAATAAAGGTCTGTGCCAGCTTTGACGATTGCCCCTCCTGGCCAAACAGGCTTGAAGTGATATTCAGAATGGTATTCATAGCGCGCTCCTATCAACGAGGTTGTTTTATTTATTTCCTTACCTGTTAATCTATCGTCGATTTTTACGATTTAAAAGACGAATTATTCGGGTGAATCTATCGAATTTTCAGAAGCTATTTTAGAAGCGGTGACGACTGACAACCCAGTACGCACATACAGTCTATGTTTGACCCGGAAGATCATATGACGAGGCCGGGGATACCTGCCTGTTTGATTCAAGCTTGGGAAAAATTATGGTTTAGCAGTTAAATAAAAATGCAACAATCGCAACATAACTTGTTATACTGACAACAACATAGATAGCCAGAGGCGTTTATTTTGTGGGTATCCACAACCAAACTTGCCAAGATTGAGGGCGTAACAACCCAGACAATAAGGCGAAAGATCGAAAGCGGTCATTACGAGAAAATAATGCAAACGAGCGGGGGTCACTACCGCATATTCATCAACCAGCAGAGGAAGATATGCTATGCAAGGGTTAGCTCAGGGAAGCAAAAATCTTCCATTGCTACGCAAAGGCGACGCTTGCTCGAAAGGCATCCTGACGCAGAATTTATCAGTGACATTGCCAGTGCTTTCAACTTTAAACGAAAAGGACTGCAAACCATTCTGGAATCAGCGATGTGCGACCATCCAACCCACATTGTGGTTACCACAAAAGACAGGCTCGCACGATCAGGATTCGAACTTATCAAGTGGCTCGTTGAATTATCAGGAGGACAAATCGAAGTTTTGGATGACTCGAATGGTTCCGGTGAAGCCTTTGATACCCATGAGCTTATCGGTTTCATTACCTCGTTCTGCAACAGCCACTACGGACAGCGTTCCGCTAAAAGGCGCAAAGATCGTAGCATCAAAAAGGATCAGAATTTACCCGGAGAATGAACCGGCCTACAGGGATGCACTTGCTCTTTACAGGCGTTCTTACAACCTGGCTGTAGAGCGGTTCCGCAATGACAAATACAAGGACGAAAATGGTAAATTTATTAATATGCGCCCGTCGATAAAGGCTCAGGTGGAGAAGGAGCAAAAAGACAATGGACGGGCTTATAACTCTATTATTTCAGATAATGGAACACTAGCGGCAGCGACAACATTCAAGTCTGTTTGCAGTAAAAACAAAAAACTCAAAGGGGCAAGTGAAGGTTTCTCAGAAATAAGTTTTAAGAGCCGTAAAGGAAGCAGGCACTCATTCTCTATTGATAGACTGCCAAAGGGATTGAACCCTTGCGTTAATGCGTTGGGCAGAATCCATCTAACGGAAGAAGTGCCTGCCGAAGCCATTGGTAAATCATGCGTTATTACCTGTGACAAAGGGCGCTGGTTCATTCAGGTTCAACAACACATAGAACTCAATGCCGATATCCAAGGCGCAGTGAGGTGTGTTGGGATAGACCCCGGAGTGCGAACTTTTGCTACCTGTTTCAGCGATAAAGAGGCTTTAATTGCAGGAAATGACTTTGCCAAAAAAAAGTTGTTCCCGCTTATGAAACGAGTTGACAATTTCATTGGGCAAAAACAAAAGATTCTAAACACCCAAAAAGGCATAAAGTTTCCTGACATGCCTCAGTGGGCGCAGGATCGTATTGTCAACTTTGACAAAGAGATTAACCGCCTTAAGTGCAAGAAAGATGACATTATTCTGGACTTGCATAACCGACTGGCGTTCGAGCTTGTATCCAATTATGACGTTATCTTTCTGCCGTCTTTCGAGACGAGGGGTATGGTCACACGAAAAGACAAAAAGGTGCGTACCATACGCCGGAATACCTGCCGCCAGATGCTAGATCTCAATCATTACGGGTTTAAGGTGCGTTTGAAGTGGTACGCCAGAAAGTACGGAAAGCACGTTGTGGATTGCAATGAAGCGTACACGTCAAAGACCCGCTCATGGGATGGCAGTATTGATGATCGGCTTGGTTCATCAAAAGTTATAAAAGGCAATGGTTTCACCGTTGACAGAGACATCAACGGTGCGAGAAACGTCCTTCTTAAAAATCTAACAAGGCAGCTTGAGCCTTAATCATAACAACGAATGTTGCGTTCGTTGCGGTTTTAATCAAGAGTCCCCATATAAACAGTGCTGACACCACTAACAGCATCAATAGCATTAACGCCTGCAATACAAGCGGTAAGCCCTGCTGCTGCCACAGCACCAAGGCCAACTTCAGCCACCTTGTTAACTACTCGTTGGTACAGTGGGCGAGAATCATGCGAGGGTGTATAAGCCTGACAAATAGGGCAATTTCTTTTTACCTCAAACCACCGGGTGATACAGCGCCCACAAAATACATGCGTTTTATGGCAAGGAAGAGTGACCGGCTCCTGCATATTATTACCAGAGCTAAGGCAAATACCGCATTTAATATCCATAATCCGGAGCCCCTATTTATAAGTAACGATTTAGTAACGTAGAGTGCAAAGTACCTGATAAGTTCAAAATAGTTCGTACAGTGTTCCGCAGAGCTTTCCCGTGTATCATCGCCCACGACCGAACTGAACATCGTTTATGGCCAGAAAAATGAGAAAGCCAGTGGCATAAAGAAGGGGGGGGAGCTGTCAATGGTGAGCCCCCTTAAGCTGTGCTGGTATTTATTTCACCGCTTTGCGAATCATATAGATGTATTGCTTGTCGGCTTCTTCACTGTGCAGCAACTCATGATCCAGAAAATTACAGAACTTTGGAATATCACGCTGGGTAGAAGGGTCTGTAGCGATCACCCTGACCACTTCGCCGGATACCATATCCCGAACCTTATTGTGCAGCATCATGACCGGTTCCGGACATAGCAATCCACAGGTATCGAGTTCATGTTGTACTTCAATATGCTCTGACACAGACTATCCTCAAAATTACTGCCCGGCTCCGTTACCAAAATAAACCAGCGACGGGCGAACCATAAGCCGTGATTTTCCATACTCAGCGAAACGTACCCGGCAGGCAGAAAGAGCACTATTGTAGCGACCAGCTGATCAGGTTGCACCCTGCCCGGACGTACTGCCGAAAAAGTACGTAAACGCCTCACCTGAAGGTTGATTTCATTGACCCCCGGCATGGTTATTAACACCTAAAGCTTATACAGTGTCCGGTTGGACACACCAATCAGGGACAACCCATGCATACTCCTCAGTCAGGCGTTACTCCGGAAGCCAATACCGATGCTCTGTTTCTTACTTTGCTGATAAACAAAGACCCTGCCAGTCTGGGTCGCATCCGGCAGACCAGTGCCATCATTCCTGAAATGACGACTAAACTGGCTAAACAGTACCCGGATGCCCGCCTGTCATCCACCGTTAGCTTTGGCAGCGACGCCTGGGACTTACTCTACCCGCAGTCCCGTCCGGAATCCCTGCGCCCGTTCCCTGAAATAGAAGATGAAGAACGTCTGGCACCCGCCACAGCAGGAGACATTCTGTTACACATCCGCGCCAATCGCCGTGATGTTGTGTTCCAGCTGATGCGTGACACCCTTGAACAGTTTGGCAACAGTGTCTCGGTTGAAGAGGAGGTACCCGGTTTCCGCTACCTCGATTCAAGAGACCTGACCGGTTTTGTCGACGGCACAGAAAACCCGACGGGTGACAGTCGTGCCAGCGTTGCCCTGGTGGGTGAAGAAGACTCTGAATTTGCCGCAGGGAGTTATATTCATACACAGCGTTACATCCACCACCTGCATCAGTGGAACGAGCAGCCAGTACCAGAACAGGAAAAAATCATCGGTCGCACCAAAGCGGACGACATTGAATTCAGCAGCGAAGAGAAAGCACCGACCGCCCACGTCAAACGCGCCAACATAAAAGACGCCAACGGTAAAGGTCTGGAAATCCTGCGTCACAGTATGCCTTACGGCAACAGTAAGGAAGCCGGGCTACTCTTTACCTCCTACTGCCGAACTCCAACGCATTTTGAACAGATGCTAGGGGCGATGATGAAAGCCGATGAGGCTGGACACTATGACCACCTGATGAATTTCTCTACCGCAGTAACGGGCTGTGCTTTCTTTGCGCCCTCTGTAGAATTTTTGAAAAGACACTGCCCTGCTTAAATAAAAAACTCAAAACGCATTCTTCAGGTGCATACTGAACCTCCATTTGAAGTTTCAGTATGCACAATGCAGAATCAATAAATATCATAAATAACATCAGCTATCAGCATTCATGCGACTTCAGAATCAGTCATCAGTAACAGGCTTTACCCTGAACCCCTGCTTCCTGATCAGATTAACTAAAAGTTTCTCGATACCTAAATGCTTCATACCCTTCCAGTACCGTTACTGATTTACCCTGATTCAACGAATAGTTCGCGAGAATCATATCGACAGGGCTGCCTGAAAAAAGCAATTCCGACTGTTCCTGAGGGCCTTCATACAGAAAGACACTTGGGTTAAGGCAGAGTGCATTTTGTGTAATCTCTGAATCCTGGCCATAGATTTCTGCTACTCTGGCCTGGAAAGCAGTAAACTCAGATTCACTTAGATGCAAGCCTGCACCCTGAGTACAATTAATTCTGGCTGGCTCTGGGGCGTTTTCAGTAACCTCTGGGATATCAAACACGAATGGATTTTCTAGAGCGACCCGCTGACACTATCAATGGCTTCCTTCAGTTTGGGAAAACTTTTGAAAAGTCTTTCTTCCGACACCCCCAGATGAGCCGAGCCAAACAGATAGCCTCTGATCTGTTGATGATGATCTGTGATTTGCCAGAGCTTAGAACTGATATTACTTTCCGGGTAAGCCAGCCCCGAGCACAACAATACTAATAAGCCAGCAAGTCGAATAAGGGTCTCTTTCATAGTAACACTTTCCCTTGAATAGTTCTCATAGGGGGTTTGACTCTGAGTATTTCAAGAAGTTTTCTTGTAAGAAGGAAAGTGTTATGAAAACTGACCTATTGGTTATGGCTCGAATTTTCAGGGAATCGGATCTGATAGTAGCAATCCCGCTCAGGACAACTGTCATAGTGGCAACTGTGTAAGGTGGGGAATAAAATTTGGGTATAACCCATAGCTAACCACATACCAATTCTGTATTATTGCCTCGGGTTTACCGAATCTTTGCACTGAACTGTTATCTGTGTCGTGTAAAAAATCGGACATGACTCAGGACCGGAGAATAATAAGAAGTGCGTTAGTACCGATCCAGGGACACAGTCTCCGGGACGTTATCATAAGAACACGAGAGCACCGCAATTCATGGGTCACTCCTGACCTAAATTGACCTGTATCAATACTCCAGCCCTGCGTATTACCCACAATAACCGAATAATAAGTACAAACCGAAGGTAACATGGAGTATGAGCACTGTTTTGCTACAGCCCGCTTACAACGATTCTCCTTACAACTATAAGGTTGTCAGGCAGTTTGCCATTATGGCAGTAGTCTGGGCCATCGTGGGTATGGCTGTCGGGCTGTTCATTGCCACACAGATGGTTTTTCCCGAACTCAACTTTAATCTGCCCTGGACCAGTTTTGGTCGGCTACGCCCCTTGCATACTAATGCCGTCATTTTTGCCTTTGGTGGCTGTGTACTGTTTGCCACCTCCTACTATATTGTCCAGCGTACCTGCCAGACGGCACTGGCATTACCAAAGCTGGCTGCTTTTACCTTCTGGGGATGGCAACTGGTCATCGTTCTGGCAGCCATCACACTGCCGATGGGCCTGACGTCTTCAAAAGAGTACGCCGAACTGGAATGGCCTATTGATATCCTGATTACTCTTGTCTGGGTGTCCTATGCCCTGGTGTTTTTCGGCACCGTCATGAAGCGCAGGGCAAAGCATATCTACGTGGCAAACTGGTTCTTTGGTGCTTTCATTATTACCGTTGCCGTTCTGCATGTGGTCAACAGTGCCGCCATTCCCGTTACCCTGACCAAATCTTACTCCGCTTACGCCGGAGCCATGGATGCCATGATCCAGTGGTGGTATGGGCACAACGCCGTGGGCTTTTTCCTGACCGCGGGCTTTCTGGGCATGATGTATTACTTTGTACCCAAGCAGGCTGAGCGTCCGGTGTACTCCTACCGACTGTCCATCGTTCATTTCTGGGCGCTGGTTGCTATCTACATCTGGGCAGGGCCGCACCACCTGCACTACACCGCGCTGCCAGACTGGGCGCAAAGTCTGGGTATGGTCATGTCACTGATTCTCCTGGCTCCATCATGGGGCGGCATGATCAACGGCATCATGACCCTCTCCGGGGCCTGGCACAAACTGCGCACCGACCCGATTCTGCGCTTCCTGGTGGTTTCCCTGTCGTTCTATGGTATGTCCACCTTTGAAGGCCCGATGATGGCGATCAAAACCGTCAACGCCCTGTCCCACTATACCGACTGGACCATCGGTCATGTTCACTCCGGTGCCCTGGGCTGGGTGGCCATGGTGTCCTTCGGCTCTCTCTACCACCTGATTCCACGGGTGTATGGCCGTGAACAGATGCACAGCATTGCCTTGATTAACGCGCACTTCTGGCTGGCAACCATCGGCACCGTGCTGTACGTCGTTGCCATGTGGGTAAACGGCATCACCCAGGGGTTGATGTGGCGGGCAGTGAACAACGACGGCACCCTGACCTACAGCTTTATTGAGTCAGTGGTCGCCAGTGAGTTTGGCTACATCGTCCGGGCTATTGGGGGTGCCTTCTTTGTCGCCGGCGTTGTCATCATGGCTTACAACGTTTACCGCACCAGCCAGCAACCGGCCCAGGATACTGAAGCCGATGCCAGTACTGAACCACAGGCCGTTTGAGCAGGGAGGACCATAACCATGACAAAACATGAAGTTGTTGAAAAAAATATTGCTCTGATGGTGCTGCTGATTGTGGTGGCGATCAGTTTTGGCGGCCTGGTTGAAATTGTCCCTCTCTTCTTCCAGAAAGAGACTACCCAGCCCGTGGCCGGACTAAAGCCTTATACCCCGTTACAGCTTGAAGGCCGTGATATTTATATCCGGGAAGGCTGTGTCGGCTGCCATTCGCAAATGGTTCGCCCTTTACGGGCTGAAGTGGAACGTTATGGCCATTACTCAGTGGCGGGCGAATCCGTTTACGAATACCCGTTCCTTTGGGGTTCCAAACGAACCGGGCCAGACCTCGCACGGGTCGGTGGCCGTTACTCCGATGAATGGCACAGAGCCCATCTTTACAACCCAAGAGACCTCGTTCCTGAATCCATAATGCCTGCTTACCCATGGTTAAACGAAAACACTCTGGACGGTCAACTGACGGCCAGAAAAATGGAAGCCATGCGTACGCTGGGTGTGCCCTATTCCGATGAGGATATAGCCGGAGCGGCTGTCCGGGTAAAAGGCAACACAGAAATGGACGCCCTTGTGGCCTATCTGCAATCACTCGGCACAACCATTACAACAAAGCGGTAACACCATGGACATCAATGACATCAGAGGACTTGCCACCGTTCTGGCCATGGTGGCGTTCCTTGCCGTCACTTACTGGGCCTACAGCAGTCGCAGGCAAAAAGATTTCGAAGAAGCCGCAAATCTGCCGTTTGCCGATGACGACATCCCTGACAATAAACACAACAAGAATAACGGTCTGCAAACCGATGCATCACGGGTGAACGATAAAGGAGGGGTAGCATAATGATGAGTAGTTTCTGGAGCGGTTGGATCATCATACTGACCCTGGCCTGCCTTATTCTGGTGATCTGGCTACTGTTTGCCACCCGCAAAACGCAACGGCGGGATCTGACGGAAGAGACCACCGGGCATAATTACGACGGTATTGAAGAGCTGGATAACCCGATGCCGCACTGGTGGTTCATGCTGTTTGTTGCCACACTGGTTTTCTCTGCGGGTTACCTGCTGCTCTACCCTGGTATGGGCAACTGGAAAGGGCTTTGGGGCTGGACCTCTACCGGTGAACTGGAACAGCATCAGGAAAAACACGACAGACGCTATGCACCACTGTTTGCCCAATACGCCAAAACCCCCATTGAGCAGCTGGCTGAAAACCCGAAAGCCCTGAAAATGGGTCAGCGTATCTTTCTCAACAACTGCGGACTCTGCCACGGCTCCGATGCCGGGGGCTCGTTTGGCTTCCCCAGCCTGACCGACGATGACTGGCTCTATGGCGGCGCACCGGCAGACATCAAAACAACCATTATGGAAGGGCGAAGTGGACAGATGCCTGCCTGGGGAGCCGTGATTGGTGAAAAGGGTGTACAGGATGTCTCTACATTTATCCGCTACCAGGCCGGACTGGTTGACCGAATAGATGACTCTGTAATGAACCGCGGCAAAAAAGCATACGACACAACCTGTTCAATCTGTCATGGCCCTGACGGTAAAGGCATTAAAGCCCTTGGTGCTCCTGACCTGACCGATGCAATATGGTTGTACGGCTCCAGTCAGACAGAGATTGAGTATACGGTTCGCAATGGCCGAAATGGTGTTATGCCCGCCTGGAAGCATATTCTCGGAGAGGAAAAAGTGCATCTGGTTTCTACTTATGTCTACAGCCTTAAAGGAGACAAGAAAAGATAGACCGCCTGTATCAATAACTGGCGCAACATTTATGAACTGATCCGGATTTATAGACATTGCGCCAGTGCAGCAGGGCTGTTCCGGAGATACTTTTCAACGCAACCATAAACAACGACTGCACTGCAGTCATTTCAGCTATAGTTACTCGCCATGCTAAAAAAAGTAAGAGTGGCCGAGTAAATGCTAAAAACATACACACCCCTGTTTCTTTTGGCTTTAATCGTTTTTTCAATCGACAGCTTTGCCAACGATAAACTTTACTCCTGGACCTTGACAATTAAAGGTAAAAATCCATGTGTATATACAGGCACCATCAGAAATACTCTTACCACCTCATCAAGCCCCCCCGAACACTCAGACCCGGGAGAGGGTGGTTGCGGTTGCTGTTCCAGTGCGTACAAATTAATCGAAATACACTCGGTCATGGATCTGCAACTGGATAATCCTGATCACCCCCCTCCAAGGGTCAGTGCCCTCTGGCTATTCTCCCAAGATCAGGTAAGGGGACTCCTTACAACTACGACAAGCTACACCCTGGAAGTAATGACCAATGATTGTTCCAGCTGCTGTGACAATTTTTATAAAAGCAGTTGTTGTGGCTATAACCAGATTACCGGCGAAAAAAGAGGCTGCGATGATTGCCTTGCTGGATCGCTGCTTTGCTGCCTTTTACCCTATTGCATATTAAGGGATGCTGCTCAGTATTTTAGCGAACTTCGAGGCACACATGCGCAAGAGAGGCTCTCCGATCTAGGCGCTTCTACCAGCTATAACCTGATAGAACCTGTGAGGCTAACTCATATGTCAGTTGCCAGCACGAGCGCCGCAAGCGAAACTCAAACTTTGTCCATGCCCACCGAAACGCACGCCATTCATCTGGAAAGAGATGACGAACAAACACAAGACTGGTTTCGTCGAGTCATTGAGGGTTCAATTAATACCAATTGCAGGATTACTTTCCCCGGCTTTTTAGACTCCCATGTCCGGGTAATTTTGCAGAGAACCGCACCACAGGAAAATAGTTCGAACCTCATCATTACGCTGCAGGTTATTCAAAGTGAACATATCGATAGCATTTCTATGCTAGTGTCACGGTCATTCTCAAGAGGAGGGAGGAGGCAAGACCGCAGAGTTTATTATCGGATTGAAGAGCTAACCTTTGAAGGTTCAGATGTGGAACTTACCGTATACCGGGGCTATCGTGAGTATGTTCACACCGGGCAGCCAATGCCAAGCGTACCTCTCTGGGAGCCAGACCCGCTTCCTGATACCAGACTAATTCACAACCCGGGAGAGGCACCGCCACCCTATAGCCAGTATCCTGATGGTAATAGCGGTTTCCCCCATAGCAAGTAAGTTCGCTTTTATTTTTGTCAGGACGGGTACTGCAGGCTGCCGAAAACGGAATATTTTTCACATAACGCCTCGGCGAAGAAAAAGTGCATCTGGCCTCTACTTATGTCTACAACCTTAAAGAGGAGAAGAAAAGGCAGACGGCCTGTATCAATAACTGGCGTAATATTTATGAACTGACCCGGATTTATAGACATTGCGCCAGCACATCCGAACTGTCACAGGGACGATTTTCGAAAGAAGCATAAACAACGCCCGTACTTTGGATAATTTAGCTATATTTACTCGCCGCATAAAAGCTTTAAAAAAGTAATAATGGGTGGCCAAATGTTAAAAAAATGTATAACCCTGTTTTTTTTGTTATTGACTTTAACTGGTTTTTCAACCGGCAGCTCTGCCGCCAATGATCATTACCTCTGGACCCTGACGCTGAAAGGCGAGAATGCTCGCGTATATACTGGCTCTCTGGTAAACACTCTTGCGAGCTCCTCACATACCACTGATCATATACCCCCGGAACCGGGTAATTCCAATGCCAACGCAAATAGCTGTTGCTGTTGCAGTTGCTGTCCCA
Above is a genomic segment from Endozoicomonas euniceicola containing:
- the ccoN gene encoding cytochrome-c oxidase, cbb3-type subunit I, with the protein product MSTVLLQPAYNDSPYNYKVVRQFAIMAVVWAIVGMAVGLFIATQMVFPELNFNLPWTSFGRLRPLHTNAVIFAFGGCVLFATSYYIVQRTCQTALALPKLAAFTFWGWQLVIVLAAITLPMGLTSSKEYAELEWPIDILITLVWVSYALVFFGTVMKRRAKHIYVANWFFGAFIITVAVLHVVNSAAIPVTLTKSYSAYAGAMDAMIQWWYGHNAVGFFLTAGFLGMMYYFVPKQAERPVYSYRLSIVHFWALVAIYIWAGPHHLHYTALPDWAQSLGMVMSLILLAPSWGGMINGIMTLSGAWHKLRTDPILRFLVVSLSFYGMSTFEGPMMAIKTVNALSHYTDWTIGHVHSGALGWVAMVSFGSLYHLIPRVYGREQMHSIALINAHFWLATIGTVLYVVAMWVNGITQGLMWRAVNNDGTLTYSFIESVVASEFGYIVRAIGGAFFVAGVVIMAYNVYRTSQQPAQDTEADASTEPQAV
- the ccoO gene encoding cytochrome-c oxidase, cbb3-type subunit II; amino-acid sequence: MTKHEVVEKNIALMVLLIVVAISFGGLVEIVPLFFQKETTQPVAGLKPYTPLQLEGRDIYIREGCVGCHSQMVRPLRAEVERYGHYSVAGESVYEYPFLWGSKRTGPDLARVGGRYSDEWHRAHLYNPRDLVPESIMPAYPWLNENTLDGQLTARKMEAMRTLGVPYSDEDIAGAAVRVKGNTEMDALVAYLQSLGTTITTKR
- a CDS encoding cbb3-type cytochrome oxidase subunit 3 — protein: MDINDIRGLATVLAMVAFLAVTYWAYSSRRQKDFEEAANLPFADDDIPDNKHNKNNGLQTDASRVNDKGGVA
- the ccoP gene encoding cytochrome-c oxidase, cbb3-type subunit III, whose amino-acid sequence is MMSSFWSGWIIILTLACLILVIWLLFATRKTQRRDLTEETTGHNYDGIEELDNPMPHWWFMLFVATLVFSAGYLLLYPGMGNWKGLWGWTSTGELEQHQEKHDRRYAPLFAQYAKTPIEQLAENPKALKMGQRIFLNNCGLCHGSDAGGSFGFPSLTDDDWLYGGAPADIKTTIMEGRSGQMPAWGAVIGEKGVQDVSTFIRYQAGLVDRIDDSVMNRGKKAYDTTCSICHGPDGKGIKALGAPDLTDAIWLYGSSQTEIEYTVRNGRNGVMPAWKHILGEEKVHLVSTYVYSLKGDKKR